The Sphingomonas sanxanigenens DSM 19645 = NX02 genome includes a region encoding these proteins:
- a CDS encoding VOC family protein, whose amino-acid sequence MAIEFDGGLTMALGVTSLDRSIPWYQAVLGMTVLYRMDDIAWCELSTPVARVNMGLSQVEVATPGGVTPTFGVVDIDAAKAVLDAAGVKQDGPIDDIPGMVRLLTFYDPDGNTLMLYQDLAGDA is encoded by the coding sequence ATGGCGATCGAATTCGATGGCGGGCTGACGATGGCGCTGGGCGTGACCAGCCTCGACCGTTCGATCCCCTGGTACCAGGCGGTGCTCGGCATGACCGTGCTCTACCGCATGGACGATATCGCCTGGTGCGAACTCAGCACGCCTGTCGCGCGGGTGAATATGGGATTGTCGCAGGTCGAGGTCGCGACTCCGGGCGGCGTCACCCCCACCTTCGGGGTTGTCGATATCGATGCCGCGAAGGCCGTGCTCGACGCGGCGGGCGTCAAACAGGATGGGCCGATCGACGACATACCCGGCATGGTCAGGCTGCTGACCTTTTATGATCCTGACGGCAATACGCTGATGCTGTATCAGGATCTTGCGGGCGATGCTTGA
- a CDS encoding winged helix-turn-helix transcriptional regulator: MGANRWAMPLMAALDGAGEIRFAVAETRLAAPRNSLSRAFDHVVAAGWVMRNPGHGHPLRPEYLLTDAGRAIAAAAARTMAERSAQGLSPADLGRWTLPLVAGIAGEKRRFGDLLTRLAPVTPRALSLTIKQGMGASLIARDLRPASFPPLPLYGLTPRGRALAEALLA, encoded by the coding sequence ATGGGCGCCAATCGTTGGGCGATGCCGTTGATGGCGGCGCTGGATGGCGCCGGCGAAATCCGCTTCGCGGTGGCGGAGACGCGGCTGGCGGCGCCCCGCAACAGCTTGTCGCGCGCGTTCGACCATGTCGTCGCCGCCGGCTGGGTGATGCGCAATCCGGGACATGGCCATCCCTTGCGCCCAGAATATCTGCTGACCGACGCCGGACGCGCGATCGCTGCCGCCGCCGCACGCACGATGGCGGAACGCAGCGCGCAGGGCCTCTCCCCCGCCGATCTCGGCCGCTGGACCCTGCCGCTGGTAGCCGGCATTGCCGGTGAGAAGCGCCGTTTCGGCGACCTGCTGACGCGGTTGGCACCGGTCACCCCGCGCGCGCTCTCGCTGACGATCAAGCAGGGCATGGGGGCGTCGCTGATCGCGCGCGACCTCCGGCCGGCCAGCTTTCCGCCGCTGCCGCTCTACGGCCTCACCCCGCGCGGGAGGGCGCTCGCCGAGGCGCTGCTGGCATGA
- a CDS encoding amidohydrolase family protein, producing the protein MRRLAAIAAALLAATPLAAQTAPAKPEPVTIIHAGALLAEPGKPPRGASTIVIRGGKIAEIRDGYATPEAGAKLVDLKDRFVMPGLIDMHVHLWGIGGDPMRDRLTALNRDDADDMMYAVSNARVTLDAGFTTVRDLGGNPRGMRALREGVERGDVAGPTIVNAGAPISVSGGHGDPSNGLAETFADAVHQHQINTCDGPDDCRRAVRQQVALGAQVIKYMSTGGVLSNVSGGLGRAMTDEEMKAVIETSHGLGRKVATHSHAAAGTKAAIAAGVDTVDHGTFLDDEAIRLFKANGTWLVPTMLAPNAAVQQARAGVLPPAVIPKAEEAAAAAFASHSKAIAAGVKIAFGTDTGVSKHGDNAQEFALLVKAGLTPAAALKTATVNAAEALGRDATIGTIAPGKDADIIAVAGSPLEDVRRMEQVDFVMRHGVVHKLAGKRQGFPAE; encoded by the coding sequence ATGCGCCGTCTCGCCGCCATCGCCGCCGCCTTGCTCGCCGCCACGCCGCTCGCGGCGCAGACCGCGCCCGCCAAGCCCGAGCCGGTCACCATCATCCACGCCGGCGCGTTGCTCGCCGAACCCGGCAAGCCGCCGCGCGGCGCCAGCACGATCGTCATCCGCGGCGGCAAGATCGCCGAGATCCGCGATGGCTATGCCACGCCCGAAGCCGGCGCGAAGCTCGTCGACCTCAAGGATCGTTTCGTGATGCCGGGCCTGATCGACATGCACGTCCATCTCTGGGGTATCGGCGGCGATCCGATGCGCGACCGGTTGACCGCGCTCAACCGCGACGATGCCGATGACATGATGTACGCGGTGAGCAATGCGCGCGTCACGCTCGATGCCGGCTTCACCACCGTCCGCGATCTCGGCGGCAATCCCCGCGGCATGCGTGCGCTGCGCGAGGGCGTCGAACGCGGCGACGTCGCGGGGCCGACGATCGTCAATGCCGGCGCGCCGATTTCGGTGTCGGGCGGCCATGGCGACCCCAGCAACGGGCTGGCGGAAACCTTCGCCGACGCCGTCCACCAGCATCAGATCAACACCTGCGACGGCCCCGACGATTGCCGCCGCGCGGTGCGGCAGCAGGTGGCGCTCGGCGCGCAGGTCATCAAATATATGTCGACCGGCGGGGTGCTTTCCAACGTTTCGGGCGGCCTCGGCCGGGCGATGACCGACGAGGAGATGAAGGCGGTCATCGAGACGTCGCACGGCCTCGGCCGCAAGGTCGCGACGCATAGCCATGCCGCGGCGGGCACCAAGGCGGCGATTGCGGCGGGGGTCGATACCGTCGATCATGGCACCTTCCTCGACGATGAGGCGATCCGGCTGTTCAAGGCCAATGGCACCTGGCTGGTGCCGACGATGCTGGCACCCAATGCCGCGGTTCAGCAGGCGCGCGCCGGCGTGCTGCCGCCCGCGGTGATTCCCAAGGCGGAGGAAGCGGCGGCCGCTGCCTTCGCCAGCCATTCCAAGGCGATCGCCGCCGGCGTGAAGATCGCGTTCGGCACGGACACCGGCGTCTCAAAGCATGGCGACAATGCCCAGGAATTCGCACTGCTGGTCAAAGCGGGACTGACGCCCGCCGCCGCGCTCAAGACCGCGACGGTCAACGCCGCCGAGGCGCTCGGCCGCGATGCGACGATCGGCACGATCGCGCCGGGCAAGGATGCGGACATCATCGCGGTGGCCGGCAGCCCGCTGGAGGATGTGCGGCGGATGGAGCAGGTCGATTTCGTGATGCGCCACGGCGTGGTGCACAAGCTGGCGGGCAAGCGGCAGGGCTTTCCGGCGGAGTGA
- the zapE gene encoding cell division protein ZapE: MSIVIDRYEALIASGQLRPDPEQRAAAERLTTLQAELEAVPTRGSILWRVIGRKPDPVRGLYMWGGVGRGKSMLMDLFFGCLKIDRKRRVHFHEFMLDVHARLRVERDKEVGDPIQPVAAALADEARLLAFDEMVVNNTADAMILSRLFTALIVDKDVTIVATSNRAPKDLYKDGLNRQHFLPFIALVEQRLDVIALNGPTDYRRDRLGDMSLWRSPNGPEATAAMREAFFRLTDFPPEDSIHVPSEDIAVPGGRTMHVPKSLKGVAVFSFKRLCGEARGAQDYLAIARRYHTVIIVGVPVLGPENRNEAARFVTLIDALYEYKVKLLVSADAEPDVLYPAGDGAFEFERTVSRLLEMRSETYLALGHGHAG, translated from the coding sequence TTGAGCATCGTCATCGACCGTTACGAAGCGCTGATCGCATCGGGCCAGCTTCGCCCCGACCCCGAGCAGCGCGCGGCGGCGGAGCGTTTGACGACCTTGCAGGCGGAACTCGAGGCGGTGCCGACGCGCGGCTCGATCCTGTGGCGGGTGATCGGCCGCAAGCCGGATCCGGTGCGCGGCCTCTATATGTGGGGCGGCGTCGGGCGCGGCAAATCGATGCTGATGGACCTGTTCTTCGGGTGCCTGAAGATCGACCGCAAGCGTCGCGTCCATTTCCACGAGTTCATGCTCGACGTCCACGCCCGCCTGCGCGTGGAGCGCGACAAGGAGGTCGGTGACCCGATCCAGCCGGTTGCGGCGGCGCTCGCCGATGAGGCGCGGCTGCTTGCGTTCGACGAGATGGTGGTCAACAACACCGCCGACGCGATGATCCTGTCGCGGCTGTTCACCGCGCTGATCGTCGACAAGGACGTCACCATCGTCGCAACCTCGAACCGCGCGCCCAAGGATCTCTACAAGGACGGGCTCAACCGGCAGCATTTCCTGCCCTTCATCGCGCTGGTCGAGCAGCGGCTCGACGTGATCGCGCTGAACGGGCCGACCGACTATCGCCGCGACCGCTTGGGCGACATGAGCCTGTGGCGCTCGCCCAACGGGCCGGAAGCGACCGCCGCGATGCGCGAGGCCTTCTTCCGCCTGACCGACTTTCCGCCCGAAGACAGCATCCACGTGCCCTCGGAGGATATTGCTGTGCCGGGCGGGCGGACGATGCACGTGCCCAAGAGCCTGAAGGGTGTCGCGGTCTTCTCGTTCAAGCGGCTGTGCGGCGAGGCCCGCGGCGCGCAGGATTATCTCGCGATCGCACGGCGCTATCATACCGTCATCATCGTCGGCGTGCCGGTGCTCGGGCCGGAGAACCGCAACGAGGCAGCGCGCTTCGTGACGCTGATCGACGCGCTCTACGAATATAAGGTCAAGCTGCTGGTCAGCGCCGATGCGGAGCCGGACGTGCTCTATCCGGCGGGCGATGGCGCGTTCGAATTCGAGCGGACGGTGAGCCGGCTGCTGGAGATGCGCTCCGAGACGTACCTCGCACTGGGGCATGGCCACGCGGGGTAG
- a CDS encoding PaaI family thioesterase has protein sequence MLGDGSETVDGKDGWRHWLPGDPTRFIAVLGDMHVRTDAAGRAIVRMMPEHRHSNVLGAVHGGVLMSFADTALFAAAQVLGVEAAEGAVTVDLSAQFIGAGRIGIALEAEVEILRTTRRLIFLRGLIRQAETNILSFAGTVRRASTGTPA, from the coding sequence GTGCTGGGGGACGGAAGCGAGACCGTAGACGGGAAGGACGGCTGGCGGCACTGGCTGCCGGGCGACCCGACGCGCTTCATCGCCGTGCTGGGTGACATGCACGTCCGGACGGATGCGGCGGGGCGCGCGATCGTCCGGATGATGCCGGAGCATCGCCATTCGAACGTGCTCGGTGCCGTCCATGGCGGCGTGCTGATGTCCTTCGCCGATACCGCGCTGTTCGCGGCGGCGCAGGTGCTGGGCGTCGAAGCGGCCGAAGGCGCGGTAACCGTCGATCTCTCGGCGCAGTTCATCGGCGCGGGCCGCATCGGCATCGCGCTCGAGGCGGAGGTCGAGATCCTGCGCACGACGCGCCGGCTGATCTTCCTGCGCGGCCTGATCCGCCAGGCCGAAACCAACATCCTTTCCTTCGCCGGCACCGTCCGGCGCGCCTCTACGGGAACGCCGGCTTGA
- a CDS encoding succinate dehydrogenase iron-sulfur subunit encodes MAEFTLPANSKIKPDGKTHKADPEATNVKKFKVYRYDPDAGENPHYDTFELDLDETGPMVLDALIKMKSEQDPSLTFRRSCREGICGSCSMNINGKNGLACTTAIEDCKGDVRITPLPHMDVIKDLVPDFTHFYAQYASIQPWLKTVTPQPSGKERLQSPEDRAKLDGLYECILCACCSTSCPSYWWNSDKFLGPAILLQAYRWLADSRDEMTGERLDELEDPFRLYRCHTIMNCSNVCPKGLSPARAIAEVKKMVAERAI; translated from the coding sequence ATGGCAGAATTCACCCTTCCGGCAAACAGCAAGATCAAGCCCGACGGCAAGACCCACAAGGCGGATCCGGAAGCGACGAACGTCAAGAAGTTCAAGGTCTATCGCTACGATCCCGACGCCGGCGAGAATCCGCATTACGACACGTTCGAGCTCGACCTGGATGAAACCGGGCCGATGGTGCTCGACGCGCTGATCAAGATGAAGAGCGAGCAGGACCCGAGCCTGACGTTCCGCCGCTCCTGCCGCGAGGGGATCTGCGGTTCGTGCTCGATGAACATCAACGGCAAGAACGGCCTCGCCTGCACCACCGCGATCGAGGACTGCAAGGGCGACGTCCGTATCACGCCGCTGCCGCACATGGACGTGATCAAGGATCTCGTCCCCGATTTCACGCACTTCTATGCGCAATACGCCTCGATCCAGCCCTGGCTGAAGACGGTGACGCCGCAGCCCTCGGGCAAGGAGCGTCTCCAGTCGCCGGAAGACCGTGCCAAGCTGGACGGCCTCTACGAGTGCATCCTGTGCGCCTGCTGCTCCACCTCCTGCCCGAGCTATTGGTGGAACAGCGACAAGTTCCTGGGGCCGGCGATCCTGCTGCAGGCCTATCGCTGGCTGGCCGACAGCCGCGACGAGATGACCGGTGAGCGCCTCGACGAGTTGGAAGATCCGTTCCGCCTCTATCGCTGCCACACCATCATGAACTGCTCCAACGTCTGCCCGAAGGGCCTGAGCCCCGCGCGCGCGATCGCCGAGGTCAAGAAGATGGTGGCCGAGCGCGCGATCTGA